In Pseudomonas hamedanensis, a single window of DNA contains:
- a CDS encoding TIGR01777 family oxidoreductase, translating to MHILLTGGTGLIGRQLCRHWLEQGHRLTVWSRRAHKVAQICGPDVRAIARLEDLGEEPLDAIVNLAGAPIADRPWTHRRKALLWSSRITLTETLLAWLETRVQKPALLISGSAIGWYGDGGERELTEESPPGIDDFASQLCIAWEETALRAENLGIRVVLLRTGLVLSAEGGFLSRLLLPFKLGLGGPLGNGRQWMPWIHIDDQIALIDFLLHHHQASGPYNACAPKPVRNREFAKTLGSVLHRPAFMPMPTLALKVMLGELSLLLLGGQRATPARLLEAGFTFRFTDLRAALDDLSSRL from the coding sequence ATGCACATATTGCTGACCGGCGGTACTGGTTTGATAGGACGTCAGCTCTGCCGGCACTGGCTGGAGCAGGGGCATCGCCTGACCGTGTGGAGTCGACGCGCGCACAAGGTCGCGCAGATTTGCGGGCCAGACGTTCGCGCAATTGCACGTCTGGAGGACCTCGGCGAGGAGCCGCTGGACGCAATCGTCAATCTCGCCGGCGCGCCAATTGCCGATCGGCCGTGGACCCATCGACGCAAGGCGTTGTTGTGGAGCAGCCGTATCACCCTGACCGAGACCTTGCTGGCGTGGCTGGAAACTCGCGTACAGAAACCGGCGTTGCTGATATCCGGCTCGGCGATCGGCTGGTACGGCGACGGTGGCGAACGCGAGCTGACAGAAGAATCGCCGCCTGGCATCGACGATTTTGCCAGCCAGCTGTGTATCGCCTGGGAAGAGACCGCCCTGCGCGCCGAGAACCTCGGCATCCGCGTAGTGCTGCTGCGAACCGGTCTGGTGCTGTCGGCCGAGGGCGGCTTTTTGTCGCGGCTGTTGCTGCCGTTCAAGCTCGGGCTGGGCGGGCCTTTGGGCAATGGTCGGCAGTGGATGCCGTGGATTCACATCGACGATCAAATCGCCCTGATTGATTTTCTTCTGCACCATCATCAGGCGAGCGGTCCTTATAATGCCTGCGCGCCGAAACCTGTGCGCAACCGCGAATTTGCCAAGACCCTGGGCAGTGTCTTGCACCGCCCGGCGTTCATGCCGATGCCGACCCTGGCGCTGAAGGTCATGCTCGGCGAGCTGTCACTGTTATTGCTCGGCGGCCAGCGCGCCACGCCGGCACGTTTGCTCGAAGCGGGCTTTACCTTCCGCTTTACGGATTTACGCGCGGCCCTGGATGATCTCTCCAGCCGCCTCTGA
- a CDS encoding NAD(P)/FAD-dependent oxidoreductase: MTVPIAIIGTGIAGLSAAQALTETGHTVQLFDKSRGSGGRMSSKRSDAGSLDLGAQYFTARDRRFVTEVQRWQSKGWAAEWAPQLYTFQGGQLNLSPDEQTRWVGTPRMSAITRGLLDGLDVQFACRITEVYRGEEHWHLQDAEGFTHGPFSHVVIATPAPQATALLAAAPKLAGAAAGVKMDPTWAVALAFETPLDTPIEGCFVQDSPLDWLARNRSKPGRDTTLDTWVLHATSAWSRQHIDLPKEAVIEQLHGAFAELLHSAMPAPTFSLAHRWLYARPATGHEWTTLADADLGLYACGDWCLSGRVEGAWLSGQEAARRLHEHLQ, translated from the coding sequence ATGACTGTACCTATCGCAATCATCGGCACCGGCATCGCCGGACTCTCCGCCGCCCAGGCTCTGACAGAGACCGGGCATACCGTTCAACTGTTCGATAAAAGCCGCGGCAGCGGCGGGCGCATGTCCAGCAAGCGCAGCGACGCGGGTTCGCTGGATCTGGGTGCGCAATATTTCACCGCGCGCGACCGGCGTTTTGTCACGGAAGTGCAACGCTGGCAAAGCAAGGGCTGGGCCGCCGAGTGGGCGCCGCAGCTGTACACCTTTCAGGGCGGGCAATTGAACCTGTCCCCGGACGAGCAGACCCGTTGGGTCGGCACGCCGCGCATGAGCGCCATTACCCGTGGCCTGCTCGACGGTCTGGACGTGCAGTTTGCCTGCCGGATCACCGAGGTTTATCGCGGTGAAGAGCACTGGCACTTGCAAGACGCCGAAGGCTTCACCCACGGGCCGTTCAGCCATGTGGTCATCGCCACGCCAGCACCACAAGCGACAGCGCTGCTGGCGGCCGCACCGAAACTCGCCGGGGCCGCCGCCGGGGTAAAAATGGACCCGACCTGGGCCGTCGCCCTCGCCTTCGAGACACCGCTGGACACACCGATCGAAGGCTGCTTCGTGCAGGACAGCCCCCTCGACTGGCTGGCGCGCAATCGCAGTAAACCCGGACGCGACACCACCCTCGACACCTGGGTGCTGCACGCCACCAGCGCATGGAGCCGACAGCATATCGACTTGCCCAAGGAAGCCGTGATCGAGCAACTGCACGGTGCGTTCGCCGAATTGCTGCACAGCGCCATGCCCGCGCCAACCTTCAGCCTCGCCCATCGCTGGCTCTACGCGCGCCCCGCCACCGGCCATGAATGGACGACGCTGGCCGACGCCGATCTGGGCCTGTACGCCTGCGGCGACTGGTGCCTGTCGGGGCGTGTCGAAGGAGCCTGGCTCAGCGGTCAGGAGGCTGCACGTCGCTTGCATGAACACCTGCAATGA
- a CDS encoding TIGR02450 family Trp-rich protein, with protein sequence MNRINPRKLLLSKWTAAHPQNREKHFLVTELIRDEDGTVLEVELQAVLTQRSERLDWRTLQNNEHWLLGWK encoded by the coding sequence ATGAATCGCATCAACCCGCGCAAATTGCTGCTGTCGAAATGGACAGCAGCCCACCCGCAGAATCGCGAGAAACATTTTCTGGTCACCGAACTGATCCGGGATGAAGACGGCACGGTGCTGGAGGTTGAATTGCAGGCGGTGCTGACCCAGCGCAGCGAGCGCCTGGATTGGCGAACGCTCCAGAACAACGAACACTGGCTACTAGGCTGGAAATAA
- a CDS encoding YbgA family protein, giving the protein MSTASLSKPKIAISACLLGEEVRFNGGHKESRLCSRTLAEYFDFVPLCPEVAIGMGIPREPIRLVGDPQQPEAVGTVNPSINVTRPLAEYGEKMAGELQDLCGYIFMQQSPSCGLERVKVYHANGAPVNGGGRGIYAQAFCAQHPDLPVEEAGRLNDPVLRENFITRVLAYSAWQQVLAQGLSRRALTEFHSRYKYLLMAHNPLQYKALGKLLGNMADSDPAELGPRYFSELMAALKKCATRGTHCNVLLHISGYLKQSLSAEDKQEMQQVIGQYRQGIVPLVVPLTLLKHHFRLHPDPYIAQQVYLQPHPENLSLRNAI; this is encoded by the coding sequence ATGTCTACTGCTTCCCTGTCCAAGCCGAAGATCGCCATCAGCGCCTGCCTGCTGGGCGAAGAAGTGCGCTTCAACGGTGGGCACAAGGAATCACGGCTGTGCAGCCGAACCCTGGCGGAATACTTCGACTTCGTGCCGCTGTGCCCGGAAGTCGCCATCGGCATGGGCATTCCCCGCGAGCCGATTCGGCTGGTCGGCGACCCGCAACAGCCCGAGGCGGTCGGCACCGTAAATCCGAGCATCAACGTCACCCGGCCACTGGCCGAGTACGGCGAAAAAATGGCCGGTGAGCTGCAAGATCTCTGCGGCTATATCTTCATGCAGCAATCGCCGTCCTGCGGGCTGGAGCGGGTCAAGGTCTATCACGCCAACGGCGCTCCGGTGAATGGTGGCGGCCGTGGTATCTATGCCCAGGCGTTCTGTGCACAGCATCCGGATTTGCCGGTGGAAGAAGCCGGACGCCTCAACGATCCGGTGCTGCGGGAAAACTTCATCACCCGCGTGCTTGCCTACAGCGCCTGGCAGCAAGTGCTCGCCCAGGGCCTGAGCCGCCGCGCCCTCACTGAATTCCACTCGCGCTACAAATACCTGCTGATGGCGCACAACCCGCTGCAATACAAAGCCTTGGGCAAATTGCTCGGCAACATGGCCGACAGCGACCCAGCGGAGCTCGGCCCGCGCTATTTCAGCGAACTGATGGCCGCACTGAAAAAATGCGCGACCCGCGGTACCCATTGCAACGTGCTGCTGCACATCAGCGGATATTTGAAACAATCGCTGAGCGCCGAAGACAAACAGGAAATGCAGCAGGTCATCGGCCAGTACCGTCAGGGCATCGTGCCGCTGGTGGTGCCGTTGACCCTGCTCAAGCATCATTTTCGCCTCCATCCGGATCCCTACATTGCGCAACAGGTGTACCTGCAGCCGCATCCGGAAAACCTCAGTCTGCGAAACGCTATCTAA
- a CDS encoding MerR family transcriptional regulator encodes MNEKTDSSAQEDLGADFKKALDEGWLPIREVARQTGVNAITLRAWERRYGLVVPQRTPKGHRLYSAEHVQRILAILTWLNRGVAVSQVKPLLDTPQAFSETVENDWQRLQQTLLAAVTALNERTLDDSVNQAMALYPPRTLCEQLLMPLLSELEQRWQGQFGAQMERVFFLSWLRSKFGARIYHNNRQLHAAPLLLINHSDLPLEPQLWLCAWLISSADCPVQVFDWPLPAGELALTVEQLQARGVLLYSSKALQLAQLPKLLANVGCPTLIAGPAVHIHHAELSARTAESADLFLAEDPLAAHQALLERGLI; translated from the coding sequence ATGAACGAAAAAACCGACAGCAGCGCCCAGGAAGACCTCGGCGCCGACTTCAAGAAAGCCCTCGACGAGGGCTGGCTGCCAATCCGCGAAGTCGCGCGGCAGACCGGGGTCAACGCCATTACCTTGCGTGCGTGGGAACGCCGCTACGGGCTGGTCGTGCCACAGCGCACGCCCAAGGGCCACCGTTTGTATTCAGCCGAACATGTGCAGCGGATTCTGGCCATTCTCACCTGGCTCAACCGTGGCGTTGCCGTCAGCCAGGTCAAGCCTCTGCTCGACACGCCGCAAGCGTTCAGCGAAACCGTGGAAAACGACTGGCAACGCTTGCAGCAGACGCTGCTCGCCGCGGTTACCGCACTCAATGAACGCACGCTGGATGACAGCGTCAACCAAGCCATGGCGCTGTACCCGCCGCGCACGCTGTGCGAACAACTGCTGATGCCGTTGCTGAGCGAACTCGAACAGCGCTGGCAGGGCCAGTTCGGCGCGCAGATGGAGCGGGTGTTTTTCCTGTCCTGGCTGCGCAGTAAATTCGGCGCACGCATCTACCACAACAACCGCCAACTGCATGCCGCACCGCTGCTGCTGATCAATCATTCCGACCTGCCACTGGAACCCCAACTGTGGCTGTGCGCGTGGCTGATCAGCAGCGCTGATTGCCCGGTGCAGGTGTTCGACTGGCCGCTGCCGGCCGGTGAACTTGCGTTGACCGTCGAACAGCTCCAGGCCCGTGGCGTTCTGCTGTATTCCAGCAAAGCCCTGCAACTGGCGCAGTTGCCAAAACTGTTGGCAAACGTCGGTTGCCCGACATTGATCGCCGGACCGGCGGTGCATATCCACCACGCCGAGTTGTCCGCCAGAACTGCCGAATCCGCCGATTTATTCCTGGCTGAAGATCCGCTTGCTGCGCACCAGGCGCTGCTCGAGCGCGGCCTGATTTGA
- the phrB gene encoding deoxyribodipyrimidine photo-lyase has protein sequence MQLIWLRSDLRQHDNTALAAAAARGPTVAVYLLSPQQWLEHDDAPCKVDFWLRNLRELSHSLGALNIPLLIRSAAHWDQAPAELLKLCRQLKIEAVHVNEEYGVHESRRDEAVAETLRAEGIEFHSYLDQLLFKPGTVLTRTGTYFQVFSQFRKVCYERLHGSLPSRLKAPGKQAALNIASDAIPDEVKGFATPSESLRALWPAGEEEARRRLDTFTDAQIDYYQSERDFPAKPGTSQLSPYLAAGVISPRQCLHAALHSNQGEFESGKVGAVTWINELLWREFYKHILVGYPRVSRHRAFRPETEALAWRNAPEDLKAWQEARTGLPIIDAAMRQLLETGWMHNRLRMVVAMFLTKNLLIDWREGERFFMRHLIDGDLAANNGGWQWSSSTGTDSAPYFRIFNPVSQSEKFDAEGVFIKHWLPELAGLNKKQVHNPASAGGLFGVADYPAPIVNLGASRDRALTAFKNLPSRQSAGAVNE, from the coding sequence ATGCAACTGATCTGGCTGCGCAGCGACTTGCGCCAACACGACAACACTGCCCTGGCGGCCGCCGCAGCGCGCGGCCCGACCGTGGCCGTGTACCTGTTGAGCCCGCAGCAATGGCTGGAACATGACGATGCGCCGTGCAAGGTGGATTTCTGGCTGCGCAACCTGCGCGAGCTGAGCCACAGTCTCGGCGCGCTGAACATCCCGCTGTTGATTCGCAGCGCAGCGCACTGGGACCAGGCGCCGGCAGAACTGCTCAAGCTCTGCCGGCAATTGAAGATCGAAGCGGTTCACGTCAACGAGGAATACGGCGTTCATGAAAGCCGTCGCGATGAAGCCGTGGCCGAAACGTTGCGGGCCGAGGGCATCGAATTCCACAGTTATCTGGATCAGTTGCTGTTCAAACCCGGCACCGTGCTGACCAGAACCGGTACTTACTTTCAGGTCTTCAGCCAGTTCCGCAAAGTCTGCTACGAACGCCTGCACGGTTCGCTGCCGTCACGGCTCAAGGCACCGGGCAAACAGGCTGCGCTGAACATCGCCAGCGATGCGATTCCCGACGAGGTCAAAGGCTTCGCCACGCCGAGCGAATCGCTGCGCGCATTGTGGCCGGCCGGCGAAGAAGAAGCGCGACGCCGTCTCGATACCTTCACCGATGCGCAGATCGACTATTACCAGAGCGAACGCGACTTTCCGGCCAAGCCCGGCACCAGCCAGCTCTCGCCTTATCTGGCCGCCGGGGTGATCTCGCCACGCCAGTGCCTGCACGCCGCGCTGCACAGCAATCAGGGCGAGTTCGAAAGCGGCAAGGTCGGCGCGGTCACCTGGATCAACGAACTGCTGTGGCGCGAGTTCTACAAACACATCCTGGTCGGCTATCCGCGAGTTTCGCGGCACCGCGCCTTCCGCCCGGAAACCGAAGCGCTGGCATGGCGTAACGCGCCGGAGGATTTGAAGGCTTGGCAAGAGGCACGCACCGGCCTGCCGATCATCGACGCAGCGATGCGCCAATTGCTCGAAACCGGCTGGATGCATAACCGCCTGCGCATGGTGGTGGCGATGTTCCTGACCAAAAACCTGCTGATCGACTGGCGCGAAGGCGAACGTTTTTTCATGCGCCACCTGATCGATGGTGATCTGGCGGCGAACAACGGTGGCTGGCAATGGAGCTCGTCGACCGGCACCGACTCAGCGCCGTACTTCCGCATTTTCAACCCGGTCAGCCAGTCGGAAAAGTTCGACGCCGAAGGCGTGTTCATCAAGCACTGGCTGCCGGAACTGGCTGGGCTCAACAAGAAGCAAGTACACAACCCGGCCAGCGCTGGAGGGCTGTTCGGCGTAGCGGATTATCCGGCGCCGATCGTCAACCTCGGCGCTTCACGCGACCGCGCGCTGACGGCGTTCAAGAATCTGCCGTCGCGCCAGTCTGCCGGAGCCGTCAATGAGTGA
- a CDS encoding nuclear transport factor 2 family protein has translation MSEFLRSFARKFSGLNKDNLHRLGELYSSDIHFTDPLHEVQGLAQLQDYFTELYANVSDLRFDFHGFDQIGEGEGYLRWVMSYRHPRLAGGREIRVNGCSHLLWRDKVYRHRDYFDAGALLYEHLPILGRVIAWLKRRMG, from the coding sequence ATGAGTGAATTCCTGCGCAGCTTCGCCCGGAAATTTTCCGGGCTGAACAAAGACAACCTGCATCGCCTGGGCGAGCTGTACAGCAGCGACATTCATTTCACCGATCCACTGCATGAAGTGCAGGGTCTGGCGCAACTGCAAGATTACTTCACCGAGTTGTACGCCAACGTCAGCGATCTGCGTTTCGATTTTCACGGTTTCGACCAGATCGGCGAAGGTGAGGGTTACCTGCGCTGGGTCATGAGTTACCGCCACCCGCGTCTGGCCGGCGGCCGCGAGATTCGCGTCAACGGCTGTTCGCACCTGCTCTGGCGGGACAAGGTTTATCGCCACCGGGATTATTTCGATGCCGGGGCGCTGCTGTATGAACACTTGCCAATATTGGGCCGGGTGATTGCCTGGCTGAAAAGGAGAATGGGATGA
- a CDS encoding SDR family NAD(P)-dependent oxidoreductase: MSRTPPRRYWLTGASSGIGAALCEYILKSGAHLAVSSRNVAPLKVLSQRYPGQVLVVPGDLTDSQTVREIGEQITEAWGSLDSVILNAGTCEYVDARQFDASIIEHVVRTNLLASSYCIEAALPLLRKGTAPHLVGMASSVTYLPLPRAEAYGASKAGLRYLFESLRIDLADEGIEVTVISPGFVETPLTEKNDFPMPLSWPVDKAARHIYAKLKDRPLEIAFPALFMAALWPLSKLPARAQLAIGKRMVRKNPPQRDPI, encoded by the coding sequence ATGAGTCGTACACCTCCACGGCGTTATTGGCTGACAGGGGCCAGCAGTGGCATCGGCGCTGCATTGTGTGAGTACATCCTCAAAAGCGGCGCGCATCTGGCCGTCAGCTCACGCAACGTTGCGCCACTCAAAGTCCTGTCCCAACGCTATCCGGGACAGGTGCTGGTGGTGCCGGGAGACCTGACCGACAGTCAGACCGTGCGCGAAATCGGTGAGCAGATCACCGAGGCCTGGGGTTCGCTGGACAGCGTGATTCTCAACGCCGGCACCTGTGAATATGTCGATGCCCGCCAGTTCGATGCCTCGATCATCGAACACGTGGTGCGCACCAATCTGCTTGCCAGCAGTTACTGCATCGAAGCCGCCCTGCCCCTGCTGCGCAAAGGCACCGCGCCGCACCTGGTCGGCATGGCCAGCTCGGTGACTTACCTGCCCCTGCCACGGGCTGAAGCCTACGGCGCATCGAAGGCCGGGCTGCGTTATCTGTTCGAATCACTGCGTATCGATCTGGCGGATGAAGGCATTGAAGTCACGGTGATCAGTCCCGGTTTCGTCGAAACGCCGCTGACCGAGAAGAACGATTTCCCGATGCCGCTGAGCTGGCCTGTGGATAAAGCGGCTCGTCACATCTACGCCAAACTCAAGGACCGTCCGCTGGAAATTGCCTTTCCGGCGCTGTTCATGGCGGCGCTGTGGCCGCTGTCGAAACTGCCCGCCCGCGCTCAGCTCGCCATCGGCAAACGCATGGTGCGCAAAAACCCACCGCAGCGAGACCCGATATGA
- a CDS encoding NAD(P)/FAD-dependent oxidoreductase gives MKIAVIGSGIAGLTCAYLLKRRHDITVFEAGDWVGGHTHTVPVKHQGQEFAVDTGFIVFNDWTYPNFIRLLNQLGVAFKPTEMSFSVTDPDTGVEYNGNNLNSLFAQRSNLLSPGFWGMLKDILRFNKQAQRDLAELRIGADTTLDEYLKAGGYGERFVLHYIVPMGAAIWSMPMAQMLNFPLQFFLRFFKNHGLLSVSDRPQWQVIVGGSSAYIAPLTASFKGNIRLNCAVTRVERNQHGVVIHSPAGIEHFDKVVFACHSDQALQLLAIPSDAERAILGALPYADNEVVLHTDTGLLPTRKRAWASWNYRLGGAGHTRAAVTYNMNILQGIESDTTFCVSLNQSAGIAPDKVLARYTYAHPQYSLAATTAQNRWAELDGAQHTHYCGAYWANGFHEDGVVSALRVAASFGETL, from the coding sequence ATGAAAATCGCCGTGATTGGCAGCGGTATCGCCGGGCTCACCTGCGCCTACCTGCTCAAGCGCCGTCATGACATTACAGTGTTCGAAGCTGGCGACTGGGTCGGCGGTCATACGCACACCGTGCCGGTCAAGCACCAAGGCCAGGAGTTCGCCGTGGACACCGGGTTCATTGTCTTCAATGACTGGACCTATCCGAACTTCATCCGCTTGCTCAACCAGCTCGGCGTGGCTTTCAAACCGACCGAGATGAGTTTCTCGGTGACCGACCCGGACACCGGTGTGGAATACAACGGCAACAACCTCAACAGCCTGTTCGCCCAGCGCAGCAACCTGTTGTCGCCGGGTTTCTGGGGCATGCTGAAAGACATTCTGCGGTTCAACAAACAAGCCCAGCGTGATCTCGCCGAGTTGCGCATTGGCGCCGATACCACACTCGATGAATACCTGAAGGCTGGCGGTTACGGGGAGCGCTTCGTCCTGCATTACATCGTGCCGATGGGCGCGGCCATCTGGTCGATGCCCATGGCGCAGATGCTTAATTTCCCGCTGCAGTTTTTTCTGCGTTTCTTCAAGAATCACGGGCTGCTGTCCGTCAGCGATCGGCCGCAGTGGCAAGTCATTGTCGGCGGTTCGAGTGCTTACATCGCGCCGCTGACGGCGTCGTTCAAGGGCAATATTCGCCTCAATTGCGCGGTGACTCGCGTCGAACGCAACCAACACGGCGTGGTTATCCACAGCCCGGCCGGCATCGAACATTTCGACAAAGTGGTGTTCGCCTGCCACAGCGACCAGGCCCTGCAACTGCTGGCCATCCCGAGCGATGCCGAACGGGCGATCCTCGGTGCCCTGCCCTATGCCGATAACGAAGTGGTGCTGCACACCGACACCGGCCTGCTGCCGACGCGCAAACGGGCCTGGGCCAGCTGGAACTATCGCCTCGGCGGCGCCGGGCATACCCGCGCGGCCGTCACGTACAACATGAACATCCTGCAGGGCATCGAGAGCGACACGACGTTTTGCGTCAGCCTCAACCAAAGCGCGGGCATCGCCCCCGATAAGGTCCTCGCTCGCTACACCTACGCCCACCCGCAATACAGCCTCGCGGCGACGACCGCGCAAAATCGCTGGGCCGAACTCGATGGTGCGCAACACACGCATTACTGCGGCGCGTACTGGGCCAATGGTTTTCATGAGGATGGTGTGGTCAGCGCCTTGCGCGTGGCGGCCTCGTTCGGTGAGACCTTATGA
- a CDS encoding DUF1365 domain-containing protein has translation MNSALYSGWIGHRRFSPRRHQFRYRVGLLYLDLSEQEAVLALSPLAGRSRFAPFSFRESDYLKAFTAHGIRLIDAVRQQVGAAIGHEPQGAVCLLTQPRSWGLAFNPVSFFYCHEADGQLAAIVCEVTNTPWRERYHYVLPARTPTSLVDFHQHFAVAKAFHVSPFLPRDLEYRMSFSPAAQTLGVHMADWQGNEKLFDATLNLRREPLDRRSLHGYLRRFPWMTAKTALAIYWQALRLLLKRAPIFAHQAADGSFQTASVPPKEPHHEIL, from the coding sequence ATGAACAGCGCCCTGTACTCGGGCTGGATCGGCCACCGACGCTTCTCGCCCCGTCGCCACCAATTCCGTTACCGGGTCGGCCTGCTCTATCTCGACCTCAGCGAGCAGGAGGCCGTGTTGGCCTTGTCGCCCCTGGCCGGTCGCAGTCGCTTTGCGCCGTTTTCGTTCCGCGAAAGCGATTATCTAAAAGCATTTACCGCTCACGGCATACGCCTGATCGACGCCGTGCGCCAGCAGGTCGGCGCGGCCATCGGTCATGAGCCGCAAGGCGCGGTGTGCCTGCTGACCCAGCCACGCAGTTGGGGGCTGGCGTTCAATCCGGTGAGTTTCTTTTACTGCCACGAAGCCGACGGGCAACTGGCGGCGATTGTCTGCGAAGTGACCAATACGCCGTGGCGCGAGCGTTATCACTACGTGCTGCCAGCGCGGACGCCGACCAGCCTGGTGGATTTCCATCAGCACTTCGCCGTGGCCAAGGCGTTTCACGTTTCGCCGTTCCTGCCGCGGGATCTGGAGTACCGCATGAGTTTCAGCCCGGCCGCGCAAACCCTCGGCGTGCACATGGCTGACTGGCAGGGCAACGAGAAACTGTTCGACGCCACGCTCAACCTTCGCCGCGAACCGCTCGATCGTCGCAGCCTGCACGGCTATCTGCGGCGCTTCCCGTGGATGACCGCGAAAACCGCCCTGGCGATTTACTGGCAAGCGCTGCGACTGCTGCTCAAGCGCGCGCCGATCTTCGCTCATCAGGCTGCCGACGGCAGCTTTCAAACCGCCTCTGTGCCTCCGAAGGAGCCGCACCATGAAATCCTCTAG
- a CDS encoding SAM-dependent methyltransferase, with protein sequence MKSSSLPLSRLSTNGLTGSLLRRGVLRQLAQLKHGQLMVVEDGEQMLFGTPGSALLGEVHVLDPALWGLIASSGSIGAGEAFIHGYWSSPDLTAVVRVFVSNLDVLDAMEGGLARLGRPLVQGLHWLNRNTRKGSQKNIAAHYDLGNELFEQFLDPTMMYSAGQFLTPTDTLEQAQLNKLERICQKLALQPSDHLLEIGTGWGSMALYAAQHYGCRVTTTTLSKEQHAFTAKRIEQLGLQDRVTLLLKDYRDLSGEYDKLVSIEMIEAVGHRFLPTYFKQCARLLKSNGLMLLQAITIREQRYEQARRSVDFIQRYIFPGGALPSVQKMLDVVSRDTDMNLLHMEDFGLHYARTLRLWHENFRLAHGRLNELGYDDYFLRLWEFYLCYCEGGFLERTIGTAQLLLAKPAAMPTPLLGRFDA encoded by the coding sequence ATGAAATCCTCTAGCCTGCCGCTCAGTCGCTTGAGCACCAACGGTCTGACCGGCTCGCTGCTGCGCCGTGGCGTGCTGCGCCAGTTGGCGCAGCTCAAACACGGGCAATTGATGGTCGTCGAGGATGGCGAGCAAATGCTCTTCGGCACCCCCGGCAGCGCTCTGCTCGGCGAAGTCCATGTGCTTGATCCGGCGCTGTGGGGCCTGATCGCCAGCAGCGGTTCCATCGGTGCCGGCGAAGCGTTCATCCACGGTTATTGGAGTTCACCGGACCTGACTGCCGTCGTCCGCGTCTTCGTCAGTAATCTCGATGTGCTCGATGCCATGGAAGGGGGGCTGGCGCGCCTTGGTCGGCCATTGGTGCAAGGCTTGCACTGGCTCAACCGCAACACGCGCAAGGGCTCGCAGAAAAACATCGCGGCGCATTACGACCTTGGCAATGAACTGTTTGAACAGTTTCTCGACCCGACCATGATGTATTCCGCCGGGCAATTCCTCACGCCCACCGACACGCTGGAACAGGCGCAGTTGAACAAACTGGAACGGATCTGCCAGAAACTTGCCCTCCAGCCCAGCGACCACCTGCTGGAAATCGGCACGGGCTGGGGCAGCATGGCGCTCTACGCAGCGCAGCATTATGGCTGCCGCGTGACCACTACCACCCTGTCGAAAGAGCAGCACGCGTTCACTGCCAAACGCATCGAACAACTGGGCTTGCAGGATCGCGTCACCCTGCTGCTCAAGGATTACCGCGACCTCAGCGGCGAGTACGACAAACTGGTCTCGATCGAGATGATCGAAGCGGTCGGCCATCGCTTCCTGCCGACCTACTTCAAGCAATGCGCGCGCCTGCTCAAGAGCAACGGCTTGATGCTGTTGCAGGCAATCACCATTCGCGAACAGCGCTATGAGCAGGCCCGACGCAGCGTCGATTTTATCCAGCGCTATATCTTCCCTGGCGGCGCCTTGCCCTCGGTGCAGAAAATGCTCGACGTGGTCAGCCGCGACACCGACATGAACCTGCTGCACATGGAAGATTTCGGCCTGCACTACGCCAGGACCCTGCGCCTGTGGCACGAGAACTTTCGCCTGGCCCATGGCCGTTTGAATGAATTGGGCTACGACGATTATTTCCTGCGGCTGTGGGAGTTTTACCTGTGCTACTGCGAGGGTGGCTTTCTCGAACGCACCATCGGCACCGCGCAACTGTTACTGGCCAAACCGGCGGCGATGCCGACGCCTCTGCTCGGCCGCTTCGATGCTTGA
- a CDS encoding DUF2878 domain-containing protein: MLERAANAVLFQLGWLACVLGGDSLWLLLALAVLVIHLRWIGSWAAEGRLILCVVIVGTAVDGVLRYLGVFRFEDASPLIPLWLMLLWALLATTLRHCLEWSARPWWAASGLGAVGGALSYYGGGRLAGVQFPYGEVTTLIVIGLLWALLFPLLHVMARRLAP, translated from the coding sequence ATGCTTGAGCGTGCGGCCAATGCCGTGCTGTTTCAGCTCGGCTGGCTGGCCTGCGTGCTGGGCGGCGACAGCTTGTGGCTACTGCTGGCCCTGGCGGTGTTGGTGATCCATCTGCGCTGGATCGGCAGTTGGGCGGCGGAGGGCCGTTTGATTCTTTGCGTGGTCATTGTCGGCACGGCGGTGGATGGGGTTTTGCGTTACCTCGGGGTGTTTCGGTTCGAGGATGCTTCGCCGCTGATTCCGCTCTGGCTGATGCTGCTCTGGGCGCTGCTGGCCACGACTTTGCGTCATTGCCTTGAATGGAGCGCCCGGCCTTGGTGGGCGGCCAGCGGGCTCGGTGCGGTGGGCGGGGCGCTGTCCTACTATGGCGGTGGGCGCTTGGCCGGGGTGCAATTTCCCTACGGCGAAGTCACCACGCTGATCGTCATCGGCCTGCTCTGGGCTCTGCTGTTTCCACTGCTGCACGTAATGGCTCGACGCCTGGCGCCTTGA